The Mus caroli chromosome 9, CAROLI_EIJ_v1.1, whole genome shotgun sequence DNA window AGCGCTACAGCTTCCGCAGCTTCCCGCGGGACGAGCTGATGCCGCTGGAGTCGGCCTACCGCCACGCGCTCGACCAGTACAGCGGCGAGCACTGGGCCGAGAGCGTGGGCTACCTGGAGGTGAGCCTGCGGCTGCACCGTCTGNTGCGCGACAGCGAGGCCTTCTGCCACCGCAACTGCAGTGTGGCCACGCCCACACCCGCACCCGCAGGCCCCGCCAGCCACACCGAACTGCGCCTCTTTGGCAGCGTGCTGCGCCGCGCGCAATGCCTCAAGCGCTGCAAGCAGGGCCTGCCCGCCTTCCGCCANTCGCAGCCCAGCCGCTCGGTGCTGGCGGACTTTCAGCAGCGCGAGCCCTACAAGTTTCTGCAGTTCGCCTACTTCAAGGTAAGGGCGCTCGCCCCACCCCGAACCCCGCCCCGCGAAACCACGCCCACTCCACCGAGCCGCTCCCAGTCTAGCTCAGGTCGCAGCCCCTGAGCCCCGCCCACCGAACCCCTTCTGCCTGAATTAAGATCCCTGGTCCTTAAGTCCAGCCTAGCTGACCCCAGCTCCCAAACCACTTCTGCCCTATCCTAATCCCCGCAGCAAGCCTGCAGTCCAATTGAGCCCCGCCCCCCCCAGGCCCCGCCAATCACATCTCCTGTCCTGTAGCCAGGACCATCCCCCTCTGCACAATGACCCTCCCTCAAAATTTGTCCTATGGAACAGGGTCTAGTCTTGCCCCACCCTCCCTTGTGAGCACCCACCAGCAGCATCCCATATTGGGCCTCCCCTGGGCCACTTCTCTAGGTCTAGCCCCACCAAGCCCAAGGTTCAGCCCTGCCACTCAACCTCGAGCATCATTCCTTtaccctttgattttttttctcatttatatttttatgtgcatgcatgctgtgtaatctgtatgcctgtgtctgtgtgtataccaTGCCATACGTGTGTGgatacctatggaggccagaagagggcagcagatacCTTTGGACCTGAAATTAGAgctgattgtgagccacccagtgtaaCCTGAGTACAGGGAACAGAGAGaactttgggtcctctgcaagagcaggaagtgcccttatccactgagctatggCTCCAGTCCCCTTCACCCAGGTTCTGCCACACAGCTCTGCTAAAGCTCTCCAAATCCTGCCCTTCCTCCTTCATCTTGAGCATGAAAATGNtttcctctcactctctctttttttcctcatgtAACCTGGGCTGGCTTCAGACCTGCTATATAGTGGAGGCTGATGTGAATTCTTTATCCTCCTGCCTGCATACCTCCTGCATGCNCCACCCCTCCCAGCTCCTGTGAAAATTGTTTGCAGCCTATGCTGAGGTAGCAAATATGCCCCAGGGCCCCAGCAGAGTAGCTGGAACTGGAAGGAGGGCTTTGTAAATCTTTGGGGACAGACTCCTCTGCTCAGGGAAGTGTGTGCAGATCCCAGGCTCATCTctgctccctctctctgtctctgtctctttttctctctgtctctctccctctgtcatcTAGAATTTAAGACAGATCATTTACTGCCTCCTCTTTATGGCTGCTTAAATTCTGCCTGTGATTGCTTGCTAAAAATAGCCACAAATTACAGCTCTTGTCCTCTAAGTCCTTGCCCTGGGAGGTTTGAATTCCCAGTTGCTGGACAGAAGAGTGTCAGCTTGTTGGGCCTTCACggggctgaggcagagagagaactcTCAGAACCCAATTTCTACTT harbors:
- the LOC110302400 gene encoding cartilage-associated protein — translated: MGPRSPAAALLVLLCVGCAPTPGRGQYERYSFRSFPRDELMPLESAYRHALDQYSGEHWAESVGYLEVSLRLHRLXRDSEAFCHRNCSVATPTPAPAGPASHTELRLFGSVLRRAQCLKRCKQGLPAFRXSQPSRSVLADFQQREPYKFLQFAYFKSPSLS